One window from the genome of Streptococcus parasanguinis encodes:
- a CDS encoding type II toxin-antitoxin system RelE family toxin encodes MSYKVELIPEAQDDFYKLDNSQRLHVKKSLIKLENQGMLAGEALHGNLAGYRKLKHKKLGLRIVFHETVNAIEIIEVIAIGKRSDNEIYTISEKRIKNR; translated from the coding sequence TTGAGTTATAAAGTTGAATTGATTCCTGAAGCGCAAGATGATTTTTATAAATTAGATAATAGTCAACGTCTTCATGTTAAAAAGTCACTTATCAAGTTAGAAAATCAAGGGATGCTTGCCGGAGAGGCTCTTCACGGTAATTTAGCAGGTTACAGGAAGTTAAAACACAAAAAATTGGGCCTGAGAATTGTTTTTCATGAAACTGTCAATGCAATTGAAATTATTGAAGTCATTGCTATTGGTAAGAGAAGTGATAACGAAATTTATACAATTTCTGAAAAACGTATAAAAAACAGATGA
- a CDS encoding GlsB/YeaQ/YmgE family stress response membrane protein, with protein sequence MLWSIIVGGLIGLIAGGITKKGGSMGIIANVLAGLIGSSVGQSLLGTWGPSLAGMALLPSIAGAVIVVCVVSFFLGKKE encoded by the coding sequence ATGCTATGGTCTATTATTGTAGGAGGCCTTATTGGTCTCATTGCAGGAGGAATTACTAAAAAAGGTGGTTCAATGGGTATCATTGCTAATGTTTTAGCAGGTTTAATTGGTTCATCAGTTGGACAATCCCTTTTGGGCACTTGGGGCCCATCTTTAGCAGGTATGGCATTACTTCCTTCAATTGCGGGAGCTGTCATTGTTGTTTGTGTAGTTTCATTCTTCTTAGGGAAGAAGGAATAA
- a CDS encoding CsbD family protein codes for MSTEEKVNQAKGAVKEGFGKLTGDKKTEKEGAAEKVVSKVKEVAEDAKDAVEGAIEGVKNMIKGDD; via the coding sequence ATGTCTACAGAAGAAAAAGTAAACCAAGCAAAAGGCGCAGTCAAAGAAGGATTCGGTAAATTGACTGGCGATAAGAAAACAGAGAAAGAAGGAGCTGCTGAAAAAGTAGTTTCTAAAGTTAAAGAAGTCGCAGAAGACGCAAAAGATGCTGTTGAAGGAGCAATCGAAGGTGTTAAAAATATGATTAAAGGTGACGATTAA
- a CDS encoding CsbD family protein: MSTEEKVNQAKGAVKEGFGKLTGDKKTEKEGAAEKVVSKVKEVAEDAKDAVEGAIEGVKNMIKGDDK; this comes from the coding sequence ATGTCTACAGAAGAAAAAGTAAACCAAGCAAAAGGTGCAGTCAAAGAAGGATTCGGTAAATTGACTGGTGATAAGAAAACAGAGAAAGAAGGGGCTGCTGAAAAAGTAGTTTCTAAAGTTAAAGAAGTCGCAGAAGACGCAAAAGATGCTGTTGAAGGAGCAATCGAAGGCGTTAAAAATATGATTAAAGGTGACGATAAATAG